In one window of Bacteroidota bacterium DNA:
- a CDS encoding NAD-dependent epimerase/dehydratase family protein, producing the protein MKILITGTAGFIGFHLAKRLISNGYEVV; encoded by the coding sequence ATGAAAATTTTAATTACAGGTACTGCCGGTTTTATCGGTTTTCATTTGGCTAAAAGATTGATATCAAATGGTTATGAAGTTGT